In Bacteroidota bacterium, the sequence GTTAACAAAATGATAACTTTACTGATTGCTTCACTTTCCTTCAATCGATTTACTGCGGTTGCCAAGCCATCACCTATGGCAGTTCCGTCTTCAATCATTCCGCTTTTAATGTCTTTAAAAAGATTTTTAATTACTGAATGATCTGTTGTAAGCGGACATTGAGTAAAAGTTTCACCGCTGAAAATTACCAATCCGATTCGGTCATCCGGTCGCCCATCAAAAAAATCAGAAGCAACCTTTTTTGCAGCTTCCAGTCGATCGGGTTTCAAATCTTGTGCCAACATACTTCCTGAAACGTCCAATGCCATCACCATGTCAATACCTTCTATTGAAACATTTTGGCTGCTGCTGCTTGATTGTGGTCGTGCCAATGCAATAATTAAAAATGCAATTGCCAATATCCTTAAAACCGGTAAGCTGTAAAACAAATAGTTTTTAAGACTCTTTCGGTGTGTTTCAAATATTGAAGTTGATGGAAATTGCAAATCGGCATGCGATTTTTTTTGATTGAACCAGAACCAAACCACTAGTAAAGGAACTACCAGCAGCAGATAAAAGTATTCAGGATTTGCAAATTCAATATTTCTCAACATTTTTATAAGCTATTTTCGTTTTTATTTTTCTCCTTCAATAAAACAATTTCTTCCCTTTCTTTCTCAGCATTTAATTCAACGGTGATCGGTTGTATTTTTGAGGTTTGATCGACAAAAGCCTTTAAGTTTTCAAGGTTGCTATCGTTGATCCCGGCGTAAGGCTTTTCTTTCGCAAACTTTACCAAATCAGAAATGCTAAGTGCATCAGCCAGTTTTTTCTTAAGATCTTTATCAATCAGTTTTTCTTTGGCAACGATCTGATTAATTTCCTCTGAAGTCATTTCCATAGCCTCGATCCCAAATTGGTCTTCAAGATAGACCCGAATAATATCGATCAGTTCAGTATAATATTGTTTGAATTTTCCTTCCTGCCATAATTTTTTTGTCTTCAGTTGTTCAAGCTCGTTCAATGCAATAATGTGAGCGGGAATTTTAGGCTTCGGCTTTATTTTAAAAACAGGTTCTTTTTTACCTTTTCGTTTGAAATAGTAGATCAAAAATATGACCATCCCGATAATTATAATGCCTAAAATCAACCAGGGAGCAATTTCACGCCAGGTAATCGGTGCGCCAATTGGCCCTTTAATAGGCATGATGGCTTTAGTGGTATCAACAGCCAATGTCACAACATACAAATCCAAGCTGTTGCTTAAACTTTTCAAAAAGGCTTCATCACCGGGATTTTGATAAGTGAACTCCATTCCCGGAATTTGATAATATCCGGTATCAAAAGAAGTAATCGTAAGGTTTTGTTCGAGTTTTAATTCATTTTCGTTATTCCATAAACTATCGATGTTCGAACGATTCAGAATTTCAACCTTTGGCATTAAAAATTCTTCAAACCGTGGCCATGCGACTTTAGTATTAGGATCGATCGAAACCTGTATTTTTAAATTAATCTGATCTCCAATCAAGATAGAATCTCTTTCGGTTGAAATGATCGGGCGCAATTCCTGAGCCCCTAATCTGAGAACAGAAAGGCTGAATAAAAATAAAAATAGTGCTATTCTTTTTTGCATCTTTATCTTCTTGCTCCTCTTTTTTTAAATAAAGCCGTAAGGGGCCTTACATAATCTTCACCTGTTTTAATTTTTGCGACATCAACCCCACACTTTTTAAAAATTTCATCCTGCAGTAATTCATTCTTTCTTACTGTTTTGCTATAAGCGTCTCTTAATGCTGCAAACGAAGTATCCACCCAGGTCATTCTTCCGGTTTCGGCATTCTTAATCTTGACCATCCCTACGTTGGGCAAATCATATTCTCTTCTGTCGGAAATTTTTAAAGCGATTAAATCATGTTTACGATTGGCAATTTTCAATGCATCTTCAAATC encodes:
- a CDS encoding VWA domain-containing protein, whose translation is MEFANPEYFYLLLVVPLLVVWFWFNQKKSHADLQFPSTSIFETHRKSLKNYLFYSLPVLRILAIAFLIIALARPQSSSSSQNVSIEGIDMVMALDVSGSMLAQDLKPDRLEAAKKVASDFFDGRPDDRIGLVIFSGETFTQCPLTTDHSVIKNLFKDIKSGMIEDGTAIGDGLATAVNRLKESEAISKVIILLTDGVNNAGSVDPLSAAEIAKLYGIRIYTIGVGTIGMAPYPVQTPYGIQYQDVEVKIDEELLQKVTALTDGKYFRATSNEKLVAIYAEIDQLEKSKIDVTEFRRKTEEFFPLALIAFLLFSLEILLKKTVFRTIP